A DNA window from Leptospira wolbachii serovar Codice str. CDC contains the following coding sequences:
- a CDS encoding ribbon-helix-helix protein, CopG family: MISLRLPEELEKKLSEVAKIENKSKSEVIKESLVYYIDNFAKQPSAYELGEKYFGLYKSGISDKSINHQKYIKDALNKKHK, translated from the coding sequence ATGATAAGTTTAAGATTACCAGAAGAATTAGAAAAAAAACTTTCAGAAGTTGCTAAAATTGAAAACAAAAGCAAATCAGAAGTAATTAAAGAATCTTTAGTTTACTACATTGATAATTTTGCAAAGCAACCTTCTGCCTATGAGTTAGGTGAAAAATATTTTGGTTTATATAAAAGCGGGATTTCCGATAAATCTATTAACCATCAGAAGTATATAAAAGATGCTTTAAATAAGAAGCATAAATGA
- a CDS encoding type II toxin-antitoxin system VapC family toxin, which translates to MIKAIIDTGPIVAFFDESDNYCLQCRSFLKNFKGRLFTSLAVVTEVSYLLSDNKRIQKAFIEWIDNNAISILNQDNEQFGSILFFMDKYADRPMDFADASLMTISEAYEIQNIFTLDSDFRFYKSKKGKSLKIINESMIKD; encoded by the coding sequence ATGATTAAAGCTATTATTGATACTGGGCCTATAGTTGCATTCTTCGACGAATCTGATAATTATTGCCTACAATGTAGATCCTTTCTTAAAAACTTTAAAGGCAGATTATTTACATCACTTGCGGTAGTTACTGAAGTATCTTATTTATTATCTGACAACAAAAGAATACAAAAAGCCTTCATCGAATGGATTGATAACAACGCAATTTCAATATTAAATCAGGATAATGAGCAATTTGGTTCAATTCTGTTTTTTATGGACAAATATGCTGATCGACCAATGGACTTTGCTGACGCTTCACTTATGACTATTTCAGAAGCATATGAAATCCAGAATATCTTCACCTTAGATAGTGATTTCCGATTCTATAAATCAAAAAAAGGAAAGTCTTTAAAAATCATCAACGAAAGCATGATAAAAGACTAA
- a CDS encoding putative toxin-antitoxin system toxin component, PIN family: MRVTIDTNVLYQALRDSRGASHFILALVENRKIELALSTPVFIEYSDVLLRDKSISDLGLSKKEINLVLDFLALVATPFSINYLLRPNLGDENDNLFVELAFASNSRYLITSNIKDF, translated from the coding sequence GTGAGGGTCACTATTGATACAAACGTCTTATATCAAGCTCTAAGAGATAGTAGAGGTGCTTCACATTTTATACTAGCTTTAGTTGAAAACAGGAAAATTGAATTAGCTCTATCAACTCCAGTTTTTATAGAATATTCGGATGTTTTACTTAGAGATAAGTCAATCTCTGATTTAGGCTTATCTAAAAAGGAAATTAATCTTGTTTTGGATTTCCTTGCTTTGGTGGCTACGCCTTTTTCTATTAACTATTTACTAAGACCTAATCTTGGGGACGAAAACGACAACCTTTTTGTTGAACTTGCTTTTGCAAGTAACAGTCGATACCTAATTACTTCAAATATTAAAGATTTTTAA
- a CDS encoding toxin-antitoxin system HicB family antitoxin, with amino-acid sequence MNKKNVLTIRIPEDLKERIEKTAATQGVSLNQFALYAFTRGISDIDTANFFKKRIQGKTNESIEDGFKKVMGKVGKKDKIPTWDKL; translated from the coding sequence ATGAATAAAAAAAATGTGCTCACCATTCGTATTCCAGAAGATCTTAAAGAAAGAATTGAAAAAACTGCTGCGACACAAGGTGTTTCTCTTAATCAATTTGCTTTATATGCTTTTACAAGAGGCATCAGCGATATTGACACTGCTAACTTTTTCAAAAAACGCATTCAAGGAAAAACTAATGAATCAATTGAAGACGGATTTAAGAAAGTTATGGGGAAAGTCGGAAAGAAAGATAAAATTCCTACTTGGGATAAACTCTAG
- a CDS encoding PDDEXK family nuclease, whose amino-acid sequence MKPIDTIYNGYKFRSRLEARWAVFFDNINLSYIYEKEGFDLDGTWYLPDFWIENWQCWIEIKPDIPDLTKSNVREYNLCHKLAKYLNQNVLLVGGNPWSKDNSIQSYQKHTREYDIAIFTTPNLIENGFNFKDKQFQKGIINISNNGIICPLEKEFYTNEMYLYRIVKIINSIYPNLVSVIPEKDEIEKIIEVDKKYYQQKYSKNHPKWYYGISCTGLGFQYEENLAYLNCMPNLQKPSKALMNAFSISRQFRF is encoded by the coding sequence ATGAAGCCGATAGATACTATATATAACGGATACAAATTTAGGTCCCGATTAGAAGCTCGATGGGCAGTTTTTTTCGATAATATTAATTTATCATACATATATGAAAAAGAAGGTTTCGATCTTGATGGAACTTGGTATTTGCCAGACTTTTGGATCGAAAATTGGCAATGCTGGATTGAGATTAAACCTGATATTCCTGATCTAACAAAATCGAATGTTAGAGAATATAATCTTTGCCATAAATTAGCAAAATATCTTAACCAAAATGTTCTATTGGTAGGAGGTAATCCTTGGAGCAAAGATAATTCAATCCAATCCTACCAAAAACATACTAGAGAATATGATATAGCCATTTTCACGACTCCTAACTTAATAGAAAACGGTTTTAACTTCAAAGACAAGCAATTTCAAAAAGGAATTATAAACATAAGCAATAATGGAATAATTTGTCCTTTAGAAAAAGAATTTTATACAAATGAAATGTATTTGTATAGAATTGTAAAAATTATAAATTCTATTTACCCAAATTTAGTCTCAGTTATACCAGAGAAAGATGAAATAGAGAAAATTATAGAAGTTGATAAAAAATATTACCAACAAAAGTATTCTAAAAATCATCCAAAATGGTACTACGGAATATCCTGTACAGGCTTAGGTTTCCAATATGAAGAAAATTTGGCGTATTTAAATTGCATGCCAAATCTTCAGAAGCCTAGCAAGGCACTAATGAATGCATTCTCTATATCAAGACAATTTAGATTCTAA